In a genomic window of Trachemys scripta elegans isolate TJP31775 chromosome 12, CAS_Tse_1.0, whole genome shotgun sequence:
- the C12H20orf85 gene encoding uncharacterized protein C20orf85 homolog, producing MAQRSTNPTQQFNFVAQDNIWKYHVETEFEAAKKWSIKWGFLTTPFEELIKDERKEPTKPKIELPEHLQIRPVTPVEKYIKVYPSPPIPKTTQGFIGWRSSVPGLELERYYQIRSCKGAFHKDLKWPDEPSD from the exons aTGGCACAGAGAAGCACCAACCCCACCCAGCAATTCAACTTTGTGGCTCAGGATAACATCTG GAAATACCATGTTGAAACTGAGTTTGAAGCTGCAAAGAAATGGTCCATCAAATGGGGATTTTTAACAACACCTTTTGAGGAG TTGATAAAAGACGAAAGGAAAGAACCCACTAAGCCTAAGATAGAGCTTCCAGAACATTTACAAATCCGACCTGTAACACCAGTGGAAAAATATATTAAG GTCTACCCATCTCCTCCAATCCCTAAAACAACTCAAGGATTTATTGGCTGGAGATCATCTGTGCCAGGACTGGAACTTGAACGTTATTATCAGATCAGAAGCTGCAAAGGTGCCTTTCACAAGGATCTGAAGTGGCCTGATGAACCTTCTGATTGA